A part of Osmerus mordax isolate fOsmMor3 chromosome 10, fOsmMor3.pri, whole genome shotgun sequence genomic DNA contains:
- the usp42 gene encoding LOW QUALITY PROTEIN: ubiquitin carboxyl-terminal hydrolase 42 (The sequence of the model RefSeq protein was modified relative to this genomic sequence to represent the inferred CDS: deleted 10 bases in 8 codons), with protein sequence MTIVDRSSEKSDLESVGCKRSPFPSGDAGMDGSCSSWGGGPSPSDPPRVKAGAGGCLGPTPGATVYSNTPHSGDRPKEQAVLTSGDGIAPPQKVLFSPDRLSLKWNQVHRIGAGLQNLGNTCFLNSAMQCLTYTAPLTNYMLSREHSKTCHEPGFCMMCTMQNHITQVFANSGNVIKPIGVLNELKRIAKHFRYGSQEDAHEFLRYTVDAMQKSCLPGTKLDRQTQATSFIHQVFGGYLRSRVKCLNCKAVSDTFDPYLDVALEVKTAPSITKALEQFVKPEQLDGENAYKCTKCKKMVPASKRFTIHRSSNVLTISLKRFANFNGGKIAKDVRYPEYLDLRPFMSQSHGEPQVYALYAVLVHSGFSCHAGHYFCYIKASNGQWYQMNDSTVAVSDIRSVLNQQAYVLFYIRSPELKNGGDYGHPNRNTGQSSPRPPVLTPRLNTAPRHTHASAGFIGPQLPPHMSKNTLLMNGNGSLRDHPSGSKPSTSTGGPGKSAQGLLASSSSSSSLSRPTGIPEPAKRQKLSFFIGQGKQIRPSSSSSSGSSSYYAQPSSAHSTSDPSSTQHPPRVNGAPAGNGSQGGGGAAFLVPYEHESSEESDQEGAGHENGLGKAHVNGRNGGGPVYGPAPRPQPPSKTSGEAGQHHHNGSASNGSPASNGVPKPSQNGHHKVNGDQIPEKVTENGHGVLPSVAASTVNGQESHHSQTTPPQTKPHVLIEGLPSPAPERPASINDIRATPPRSPTPPAASTPSSLAAATKTDAVTDASMEAASSSFLSAPAISPASSQPLGPPVSQPPLGPAPEPKASVPAPATHGAGDKAKELPKPPHSNGLGGRGDGKPSSKEERRSSRDRDRPFTSDRDRERDRLYSSDRERERDRDRERYPRDRSRDQDRDTDRYRYRRDHRSYRDRSSSRDRHHRDWDWERRWERTGHHPRDCDRDRCSHHYHQRPREERDRERREHRYHAHRDDPHGRRRSREEGRERGEGRERDYLAKQEQTSLPHQSSSRTTHSPPHPSTPLWGSALSSEDPGRSRGAEREESSEERLAKKHKKSKKKKKSKDKERHRKQSSSDVESSDRGEGGSSSKHKKKKKKRKRRRHDTESESERSGVESLSTQSSEGQRGHKERAGHKRQHDNPGKRRRLDDDDVYEGHLSSRHPSPSAPGSSGTHHHLNGHTGNGFSRPSGDSHGSSTNNMYSDMRH encoded by the exons ATGACCATAGTTGACAGATCTTCAGAGAAGTCTGACCTGGAGTCAGTGGGGTGCAAGCGCTCCCCGTTCCCCAGCGGCGACGCAGGGATGGACGGCAGCTGCTCCAGCTGGGGAGGGGGACCCTCGCCCAGTGACCCACCCAGGGTgaaggctggggcagggggctgCCTAGGACCCACTCCTGGGGCAACCGTGTACAGCAACACGCCCCACTCTGGGGACAGGCCCAAGGAACAAG CGGTGCTGACCAGTGGAGACGGCATTGCCCCGCCCCAGAAGGTTCTGTTCTCCCCGGACCGCCTCAGCCTGAAGTGGAACCAGGTCCATCGCATCGGGGCAGGCCTGCAGAACCTCGGCAACACCTGCTTCCTCAACTCGGCCATGCAGTGTCTCACCTACACCGCCCCGCTCACCAACTACATGCTGTCCAGGGAGCACTCCAAGACAT gtcacgAGCCAGGCTTCTGTATGATGTGCACCATGCAGAACCACATCACCCAGGTGTTTGCTAACTCTGGCAACGTCATCAAGCCCATCGGCGTTCTCAACGAGCTCAAAC GGATTGCCAAGCATTTCCGCTACGGGAGCCAAGAGGATGCCCATGAGTTCCTACGCTACACTGTGGATGCTATGCAAAAGTCCTGCCTACCTGGAACCAA GCTTGACAGGCAGACGCAGGCAACTAGTTTCATCCATCAAGTTTTTGGGGGATATCTAAGGTCAAGAG TAAAATGTTTAAACTGCAAAGCAGTCTCTGACACCTTCGATCCCTACCTGGACGTCGCCCTGGAGGTTAAG ACTGCTCCCAGCATCACCAAGGCCCTGGAACAGTTTGTGAAGCCAGAGCAGCTGGATGGGGAGAATGCCTACAAATGCACCAA GTGTAAGAAGATGGTCCCTGCCTCCAAGAGATTCACCATCCACCGTAGCTCCAACGTCCTCACCATCTCACTCAAGCGCTTCGCCAACTTCAACGGGGGCAAGATCGCAAAG GACGTGCGGTACCCAGAGTACCTGGACCTGCGCCCCTTCATGTCCCAGAGCCACGGGGAGCCCCAGGTCTACGCCCTCTACGCCGTGCTGGTCCACTCTGGCTTCAGCTGCCACGCCGGACACTACTTCTGCTACAtcaag gccagTAACGGGCAGTGGTATCAGATGAACGACTCCACGGTGGCCGTCAGTGACATCCGCTCGGTCCTGAACCAGCAGGCCTACGTTCTCTTCTACATCAG GTCCCCCGAGCTGAAGAACGGGGGAGATTACGGCCACCCGAACCGCAACACCGGCCAGTCGTCCCCGAGGCCGCCCGTCCTCACCCCGCGCCTCAACACCGCGCCCCGGCACACGCACGCCTCCGCCGGCTTCATCGGCCCGCAGCTGCCCCCTCACATGTCAAAG AACACCCTACTCATGAACGGGAACGGCTCTCTAAGGGACCACCCGTCTGGCTCCAAGCCCAGCACCAGCACTGGAGGCCCGGGCAAGAGCGCCCAGGGACTCCTcgcatcctcttcctcatcctcctctctctcccggccCACTGGGATCCCGGAGCCCGCAAAGCGCCAGAAGCTCTCCTTCTTCATTGGCCAGGGCAAGCAGattcgcccctcctcctcctcctcctcaggctcGTCCTCCTACTACGCCCAGCCTTCCTCTGCCCACTCTACCTCAGACCCCTCGTCCACTCAGCACCCGCCTCGTGTCAACGGGGCC CCGGCCGGTAACGGGAGTCAGGGGGGCGGCGGCGCGGCCTTCTTGGTGCCCTACGAACACGAATCGTCGGAGGAGTCGGACCAGGAGGGCGCTGGCCACGAGAACGGCCTGGGTAAGGCCCACGTCAATGGCAGGAATGGGGGAGGGCCCGTGTACGGCCCCGCCCCCCGGCCCCAGCCGCCCTCCAAGACCTCCGGGGAGGCGGGTCAGCACCACCACAACGGGAGCGCCAGTAACGGGAGCCCAGCCTCCAATGGCGTGCCCAAGCCCAGCCAGAACGGTCACCACAAGGTCAACGGAGACCAGATCCCCGAGAAG GTGACTGAAAATGGCCATGGAGTCCTGCCCAGTGTGGCTGCCAGCACGGTGAATGGCCAAGAGTCCCACCATAGtcagaccacc cccccccagaccaagCCCCATGTCCTGATTGAAGGACTCCCCTCT CCCGCACCCGAGAGACCTGCCTCCATTAACGACATAAGGGCTACCCCT CCTCGgtcccccacaccccctgctGCTAGCACTCCATCCTCATTGGCCGCGGCCACTAAGACTGACGCTGTAACCGACGCCTCCATGGaggctgcctcctcctctttcctttcaGCTCCCGCCATCTCCCCAGCCTCGTCCCAACCTCTTGGCCCACccgtctcccagcctcccctagGCCCGGCGCCGGAGCCCAAGGCCTCTGTGCCGGCCCCCGCCACGCACGGGGCTGGGGACAAGGCCAAGGAGCTCCCGAAGCCCCCCCACAGCaatgggctgggggggagaggagacggcAAGCCCAGCTCCAAGGAGGAGAGACGCTCAtccagggacagagacagaccgttcacctcagacagagACCGGGAGAGAGACCGCCTCTACTCCTCCGACAGGGAGCGAGAGCGGGACCGGGACAGAGAGCGCTACCCCAGGGACAGAAGCCGGGACCAGGACCGAGACACAGACCGCTACCGCTACCGGAGGGACCACAGGTCGTACCGGGAC CGCTCGTCCAGCCGGGACCGGCACCACCGGGACTGGGATTGGGAGCGGCGGTGGGAGCGGACGGGCCACCACCCTCGGGACTGCGACCGAGACCGCTGCTCTCACCACTACCACCAGCGCCCACGGGAGGAGCGAGaccgg gagaggagggagcacagGTACCACGCCCACCGAGACGACCCGCACGGCCGccggaggagcagggaggagggcagggagaggggcgagggcagggagagggactaCCTCGCCAAGCAAGAGCAGACCTCCCTGCCCCATCAGAGCTCCAGCAGGACCACCCACTCCCCCccgcacccctccacccccctgtggGGTTCGGCCCTGAGCAGCGAGGACccggggaggagcagg ggcgcCGAGCGGGAGGAGAGCTCAGAGGAACGGCTTGCCAAGAAACACAAGAagagcaagaagaagaagaagtctaAGGATAAAGAGAGGCACCGTAAGCAAAG cagctCTGACGTGGAGTCCTCCGACCGGGGCGAGGGCGGCTCCTCCTCTaaacacaagaagaagaagaagaagagaaagaggcgaAGGCACGACACGGAGAGCGAGTCGGAGAGGTCGGGGGTCGAGAGCCTCTCGACCCAGAGTTCCGAGGGGCAGCGG GGCCACAAGGAGAGGGCGGGCCACAAGCGCCAGCACGACAACCCGGGGAAACGCCGCCGACTTGATGATGATGACGTCTATGAGGGCCACCTGTCGTCTCGCCACCCGTCCCCCTCGGCCCCAGGCAGCAGCGGGACACATCACCATCTGAATGGACACACAG GTAACGGTTTCAGTCGACCCAGCGGAGACTCCCATGGAAGTTCTACCAACAACATGTACTCAGACATGAGACACTGA